The Gymnodinialimonas sp. 57CJ19 genome includes a window with the following:
- a CDS encoding MaoC family dehydratase: MLDNITTGTIVIEDLEIGMTRSLRKIVTDQDIEMFAEVSTDRNPVHLDDAYAQDTIFEGRIAHGMLTAGLISAVIGEQLPGHGTVYLGQSLKFMAPVRPGDMVEAVVEVLSIDYARRRVQLKTEAKVGETTVLKGEATVLAPSAKFD, translated from the coding sequence ATGCTCGACAATATCACCACCGGCACCATCGTCATCGAAGATCTGGAGATCGGCATGACTCGCTCTTTGCGAAAGATTGTAACCGATCAAGATATTGAAATGTTTGCAGAAGTTTCCACTGACCGGAACCCGGTGCATCTGGATGACGCCTACGCCCAGGACACCATCTTTGAAGGCCGCATTGCCCACGGGATGCTGACGGCAGGCTTGATCTCGGCCGTGATCGGAGAACAACTTCCGGGCCACGGCACGGTGTATCTTGGGCAAAGCCTGAAATTCATGGCCCCCGTGCGCCCCGGCGACATGGTCGAGGCCGTGGTAGAGGTGCTGTCCATCGACTACGCCCGCCGCCGCGTGCAGCTCAAGACCGAAGCGAAAGTGGGCGAAACCACCGTCTTGAAGGGCGAGGCGACCGTGCTGGCGCCGTCAGCCAAGTTCGACTGA
- a CDS encoding manganese-dependent inorganic pyrophosphatase, translated as MTTLVFGHKSPDTDSTGSPLIWAWYLSDVKGTPAEAVLLGEPNTEAAFMLERWNLPKPRIIDTVESGQPVVIVDTNNPAELPDAINDADIQGIIDHHKLVGGLETKGPIDIRIEPLACTATIMHKMIGDDLKKAPENIKGAMLSCILSDTLEFRSPTTTDEDRAVAEALAADLGIDIPAYAAEMFAAKSDVSRFSDAELLRMDSKTYEVGGKTFRVSVLETTSPATVLSRKDSLMQTMTTVATEDGADQVLLFVIDILKEEATLLVPNDLVKAVAEKSFSTVAGDGDLLVLPGVVSRKKQIIPNLAI; from the coding sequence ATGACCACATTGGTTTTCGGCCACAAATCCCCCGACACAGACTCCACAGGCTCCCCCCTGATCTGGGCATGGTACCTGTCGGACGTGAAAGGCACCCCCGCAGAAGCCGTTTTGCTTGGTGAGCCCAACACCGAAGCCGCTTTCATGTTGGAGCGTTGGAACTTGCCCAAACCCCGCATCATCGACACCGTTGAATCGGGCCAACCCGTTGTGATCGTCGACACCAACAACCCCGCCGAACTGCCAGACGCAATCAACGACGCTGATATTCAAGGGATCATCGACCACCACAAATTGGTCGGTGGCCTGGAAACCAAGGGCCCGATCGACATTCGGATTGAGCCGCTCGCCTGCACCGCTACGATCATGCACAAAATGATTGGTGATGACCTGAAAAAGGCGCCCGAGAACATAAAAGGCGCGATGCTCAGCTGCATCCTGTCGGACACGTTGGAATTCCGCTCGCCCACAACCACCGACGAAGATCGCGCAGTTGCCGAGGCGTTGGCGGCAGATCTGGGCATCGATATCCCTGCCTACGCCGCCGAAATGTTCGCGGCCAAGTCCGATGTCTCCCGCTTCTCGGATGCCGAATTGCTTCGGATGGATAGCAAGACCTACGAAGTCGGCGGCAAAACCTTCCGCGTTTCGGTTCTGGAAACCACATCGCCCGCGACGGTTCTGTCGCGCAAAGACAGCCTGATGCAAACCATGACAACCGTCGCCACCGAAGACGGTGCGGACCAAGTCTTGTTGTTCGTGATCGACATCCTGAAGGAAGAGGCCACACTGCTGGTCCCCAACGATCTGGTCAAAGCCGTCGCTGAGAAAAGCTTCTCGACCGTTGCGGGCGACGGCGACCTGCTCGTCCTGCCCGGCGTCGTCAGCCGGAAAAAGCAGATCATTCCGAACCTCGCGATCTAA
- a CDS encoding methyl-accepting chemotaxis protein, whose product MKFLNKLSLSAKLIVLMATSLVALSFAVSLVGYLEVRHTYFASVENDHWIGARIVASRMQENYDGVSFVAGAGHETNRIVWPDMPQEVGDALVAPAASLAGVDAAIFRFDPETETFVRIASSNAAGDEHAAIGAMIAHSDAYLALLDHESHIGSAQGGGANHQVLRTPIFDTDGTIVGAIAIAAHTADFATHQRDLWTTAILVTVASMAVALLFAFLAARWVMTPLSRMTQCIVNLSEGTLDQHIPYRTREDEVGMMSSGLLVLQSSMVEAERLHRLEADRISGDQEKQQDQHIVVEALTEGLARLGKLDLTKQIENHPGAPFPEEYEGLRTSFNLLVDNLSDNVEAIREVADEVNQDARELASSSSDLSSRTESQAATLEQSAAALEQLSESVQSTAANASDAEATTDENRLVAKRTGDIVEDAITAMAAIEASSQQITQIISVIDDIAFQTNLLALNAGVEAARAGEAGRGFAVVASEVRALAQHSSASAQEIKALIASSSEQVESGSKLVRKAGDTIGDIISRVDRVAGLVSDIAVSAKEQSTGVTEINAGMRELDAATQSNAAMAEEASAASENLTNAADRLANHLARFQMIRSTSPANAWAPDGTSPTGHAAFDGAIHGAPLSAAAAAAPLVENAFADDLKADVFKDF is encoded by the coding sequence ATGAAATTTCTCAACAAGCTCAGCTTGAGCGCCAAACTCATCGTTTTGATGGCGACGTCGCTGGTGGCGCTGTCATTCGCCGTGTCTCTCGTAGGATATCTCGAGGTGCGGCACACCTATTTTGCAAGCGTCGAGAACGACCATTGGATCGGCGCGCGCATTGTGGCCAGCCGAATGCAGGAGAATTACGATGGGGTCAGCTTCGTGGCAGGGGCCGGCCATGAGACTAACAGAATCGTCTGGCCTGACATGCCGCAAGAAGTGGGCGACGCTCTGGTCGCTCCCGCTGCCAGCCTCGCGGGGGTGGATGCCGCAATCTTTCGGTTCGATCCCGAGACCGAAACCTTTGTCCGCATCGCCTCATCCAATGCAGCGGGCGATGAACACGCCGCGATAGGGGCCATGATCGCCCATTCGGACGCCTATCTTGCGCTGCTGGACCATGAAAGCCACATCGGCTCGGCGCAAGGAGGGGGGGCGAACCATCAGGTGCTTCGTACCCCGATCTTTGACACGGATGGCACCATTGTGGGGGCCATCGCAATTGCTGCCCACACCGCGGATTTCGCGACCCACCAGCGCGATCTCTGGACCACAGCAATCCTGGTGACCGTTGCCTCGATGGCGGTGGCCTTGCTGTTCGCCTTCCTTGCTGCCCGCTGGGTCATGACACCGCTGTCGCGCATGACCCAATGTATTGTGAACCTGTCCGAAGGCACGCTCGATCAACACATTCCCTACCGAACGCGCGAAGATGAAGTCGGCATGATGTCGTCCGGTCTACTGGTGCTCCAATCCTCGATGGTGGAGGCTGAACGCCTGCACCGATTGGAAGCGGATCGCATCAGTGGGGATCAGGAAAAGCAACAAGATCAACACATTGTGGTTGAAGCCCTGACCGAAGGGTTGGCCCGTCTTGGCAAATTGGACCTGACCAAGCAGATCGAAAACCACCCCGGCGCGCCGTTTCCGGAGGAGTACGAAGGGCTCCGCACCTCGTTCAACCTGCTGGTAGACAACCTGTCCGACAACGTAGAGGCCATTCGCGAAGTGGCCGATGAGGTCAACCAGGATGCCCGAGAATTGGCCAGCTCCTCGTCCGATCTTTCAAGCCGCACCGAAAGCCAAGCCGCCACGCTGGAGCAATCGGCCGCCGCGTTGGAGCAATTGAGCGAAAGCGTGCAATCCACCGCCGCAAACGCCTCGGACGCGGAAGCCACCACGGATGAGAATCGCCTTGTCGCCAAGCGCACGGGCGACATCGTGGAAGACGCCATCACCGCCATGGCAGCGATCGAGGCGTCGTCTCAACAGATCACGCAGATCATCTCCGTGATCGACGACATCGCCTTTCAGACCAATCTTTTGGCCCTGAACGCAGGGGTAGAAGCTGCCCGCGCGGGCGAGGCGGGCCGTGGCTTTGCCGTCGTAGCCTCGGAGGTGCGGGCTTTGGCGCAGCATTCGTCAGCCTCGGCGCAAGAAATAAAGGCCCTCATCGCCTCGTCCAGCGAGCAGGTGGAAAGCGGCAGCAAGTTGGTTCGCAAGGCCGGAGACACGATTGGCGACATCATCAGCCGCGTCGATAGGGTGGCCGGGCTCGTTTCGGACATCGCCGTTTCCGCGAAAGAGCAATCAACCGGCGTGACAGAGATCAACGCCGGCATGAGAGAATTGGACGCTGCCACGCAAAGCAACGCCGCCATGGCGGAGGAGGCCTCTGCCGCCAGCGAAAACCTTACCAATGCGGCGGATCGGTTGGCCAACCACCTTGCGCGCTTCCAGATGATCCGCTCCACGTCCCCAGCCAACGCCTGGGCGCCGGACGGCACAAGCCCGACGGGGCACGCCGCCTTCGACGGCGCGATCCATGGCGCCCCCTTATCTGCCGCCGCCGCCGCGGCCCCCCTTGTCGAAAACGCCTTCGCGGACGACCTCAAAGCCGATGTTTTCAAGGACTTCTAG
- a CDS encoding TIGR01459 family HAD-type hydrolase, protein MTQIIDTLADISDKYDTVFCDLWGCLHDGISAFDEAVEALRAFKAGGGTVLLLTNSPRPRANVATQLDQIGVPRDCWDVIATSGDSARVAMLTGAVGQKVWHIGEPHEDAFFAPMDLLDDTVDITRVPLDEAEGIVCTGPFDPFADPAEMRPQFLLAKTRGLKLLCANPDIVVDRGDERIWCAGALAQLYTEMGGESLYFGKPHPPIYDLARRRLVQMGKATPDDRILAIGDGIITDVPGGIGENIDTLYITGGLAREETGTTRQPDPAKLAEHLTKAQMEPTYSIGMLR, encoded by the coding sequence ATGACCCAGATTATCGACACTCTCGCCGACATTTCGGACAAATACGACACGGTGTTTTGTGACCTTTGGGGCTGCCTACACGATGGCATCAGCGCCTTTGACGAAGCGGTCGAGGCCTTGCGCGCGTTCAAAGCGGGCGGCGGCACGGTGCTTTTGCTGACAAATTCCCCCCGCCCCCGCGCCAATGTGGCGACGCAGCTCGATCAGATCGGCGTGCCGCGCGACTGCTGGGATGTGATCGCAACCTCGGGTGACAGCGCCCGCGTCGCGATGCTCACCGGGGCCGTGGGTCAGAAAGTCTGGCATATTGGCGAACCCCATGAAGATGCCTTCTTCGCCCCGATGGACCTGCTGGACGACACGGTGGACATTACGCGCGTGCCATTGGACGAGGCCGAAGGCATCGTGTGCACCGGCCCGTTCGACCCTTTCGCAGACCCCGCCGAGATGCGGCCGCAGTTTTTGCTGGCGAAAACACGCGGCCTGAAACTGCTGTGCGCGAACCCTGATATCGTGGTGGATCGCGGCGACGAACGGATTTGGTGCGCGGGCGCACTGGCGCAACTGTATACGGAAATGGGCGGCGAGAGCCTCTATTTCGGCAAGCCGCACCCGCCGATTTACGACCTTGCGCGGCGGCGCTTGGTGCAGATGGGCAAAGCCACACCCGATGACCGCATTTTAGCCATTGGCGACGGGATCATTACCGATGTGCCCGGCGGCATTGGCGAGAATATCGATACGCTCTACATCACCGGTGGCCTCGCACGGGAAGAGACCGGCACGACCCGCCAACCGGACCCGGCGAAGCTGGCGGAGCATCTGACCAAAGCGCAGATGGAACCGACCTATTCAATCGGGATGTTGCGCTGA
- the groES gene encoding co-chaperone GroES, whose translation MALKPLQDRVLVRRVESEEKTAGGLIIPESAKEKPSEGEVVACGDGARKDSGELIEMSVKTGDRILFGKWSGTEVTLDGEELLMMKESDILGIIT comes from the coding sequence ATGGCATTGAAACCGCTGCAAGACCGCGTGTTGGTTCGCCGTGTAGAATCCGAGGAAAAGACCGCTGGCGGTCTGATCATCCCCGAAAGCGCGAAAGAAAAGCCCTCTGAGGGTGAAGTTGTTGCCTGCGGCGACGGCGCGCGGAAAGACTCTGGCGAGCTGATCGAGATGTCGGTGAAAACCGGCGACCGCATCCTGTTCGGCAAATGGTCCGGCACGGAAGTGACGCTCGACGGCGAAGAGCTTCTGATGATGAAGGAATCGGACATCTTGGGCATCATCACCTAA
- a CDS encoding bifunctional riboflavin kinase/FAD synthetase, which produces MKILRDHQFAALSDKGASVAIGNFDGVHRGHQHVLNLARRLDAPLGVVTFEPHPRQVFAPDAPPFRLMNAEARANRLRKLGVNLLAELPFDARLSGLSDVEFVRDVLVGSLGISHAVVGADFRFGKGRHGTAETLQRMGAEAGFDVTIADMLEGDAGAVSSTAIRDALSNGRPEEAAAMLGHWHRIEGPVIHGEKRGRELGYPTANMGLAGLHVPKPGVYAVTVDVRDGPHAGSYGAVANLGFRPMFELEEPNLETYLFDFSGDLYGAHLSVGLVEYLRGEAKFDSLEALIAQMDADSLDARAALRR; this is translated from the coding sequence ATGAAAATCCTACGCGATCACCAGTTTGCAGCCCTCAGCGACAAGGGGGCCTCTGTCGCCATCGGCAACTTCGACGGCGTCCATCGCGGGCACCAGCATGTGTTGAATCTGGCAAGACGGTTGGACGCGCCCTTGGGCGTTGTCACGTTTGAACCTCATCCAAGGCAGGTCTTCGCCCCGGACGCCCCGCCTTTTCGCCTGATGAACGCCGAAGCGCGGGCCAATCGGTTGCGCAAATTGGGCGTTAACCTACTGGCGGAGCTTCCTTTTGATGCGCGGCTTTCGGGACTGAGCGACGTGGAATTCGTGCGCGATGTGTTGGTCGGCAGCCTCGGAATCAGCCATGCCGTCGTGGGCGCAGATTTCCGTTTCGGAAAAGGACGCCATGGCACCGCCGAAACATTGCAACGCATGGGCGCCGAGGCCGGATTTGACGTGACGATCGCCGATATGCTGGAAGGCGACGCCGGGGCCGTGTCATCCACCGCAATCCGCGACGCGCTGTCAAACGGCCGCCCCGAAGAAGCCGCCGCGATGTTGGGCCATTGGCACCGCATCGAAGGCCCTGTCATTCACGGCGAAAAGCGGGGCCGAGAGTTGGGTTACCCGACCGCCAACATGGGGCTGGCCGGGCTGCACGTGCCCAAACCGGGCGTCTATGCGGTCACGGTTGATGTGCGCGACGGCCCCCACGCGGGCAGTTATGGCGCGGTGGCAAACCTTGGCTTCCGCCCGATGTTCGAGTTGGAAGAGCCCAATCTGGAGACCTATCTATTTGATTTCTCAGGGGATCTTTATGGCGCTCACCTGTCGGTTGGACTTGTGGAGTACCTACGGGGCGAGGCCAAGTTCGACAGCCTAGAGGCGTTGATCGCCCAGATGGACGCGGACAGTTTGGACGCCAGGGCCGCGTTGCGCCGATGA
- a CDS encoding YcgN family cysteine cluster protein, with the protein MRDQFWDRVPPSKMTAEEWEALCDGCGKCCLNKLEDEDTQEVALTRVACRLLDDQTCLCGQYEIRKTLVPECIQLTPGTMKDVAYFMPATCAYRLVHEGKSLNWWHPLISGDPETVHQAGVSVRGITVPEFEIDEEDWDDYIIEEPGT; encoded by the coding sequence ATGAGGGACCAGTTTTGGGATCGGGTTCCGCCGTCGAAAATGACGGCAGAGGAATGGGAAGCCCTGTGTGACGGCTGCGGGAAATGCTGCCTGAACAAATTGGAAGACGAAGACACGCAGGAGGTCGCTTTGACCCGCGTTGCGTGCCGTTTGTTGGACGACCAGACCTGTCTGTGCGGACAATATGAGATCCGCAAGACGCTGGTGCCCGAGTGTATTCAACTGACGCCTGGCACGATGAAAGACGTGGCCTATTTCATGCCCGCCACCTGTGCGTATCGCTTGGTGCACGAGGGTAAGTCATTGAATTGGTGGCATCCTTTGATCTCCGGCGATCCCGAGACGGTCCATCAAGCGGGCGTATCGGTGCGCGGCATAACGGTGCCAGAATTCGAGATCGACGAAGAAGACTGGGACGATTACATCATCGAGGAACCGGGGACGTAA